The following are encoded together in the Oreochromis niloticus isolate F11D_XX linkage group LG12, O_niloticus_UMD_NMBU, whole genome shotgun sequence genome:
- the LOC106098717 gene encoding polyubiquitin-like gives MDITITMLGESHTLTVNPEDTVGSLKIKIQEKLGVNHQRQRLVFINGQRTPLNDDSKPISYYSLQHGSQVSLLVTEPPLPAPIQVFLKNEKGQLNTYDIQPGETVSNFKNRVESREGVPASQQRLIHESREMQGGKLEDYNVRNHSTIYMTLRLRGG, from the coding sequence ATGGATATAACTATCACTATGCTGGGTGAGTCCCACACTCTGACCGTGAACCCAGAGGACACAGTTGGCtctctgaaaataaaaatccagGAGAAACTGGGAGTCAACCACCAGAGGCAGAGGCTGGTTTTCATAAACGGCCAGAGGACCCCTCTCAACGACGACTCTAAACCCATCAGCTACTACAGCTTACAGCACGGCTCCCAGGTGTCCCTGCTGGTCACCGAGCCTCCTCTGCCTGCTCCCATCCAGGTCTTCCTCAAAAATGAAAAGGGACAGCTGAACACCTACGACATCCAACCCGGCGAGACTGTGAGCAACTTCAAGAACAGAGTCGAGAGTAGAGAGGGGGTGCCAGCGAGCCAGCAGAGGCTCATTCATGAAAGCCGGGAGATGCAGGGTGGCAAACTGGAGGACTACAACGTCAGAAACCACAGCACCATCTACATGACTTTACGTCTGAGAGGAGGCTGA